The Ignavibacteriales bacterium genome includes a region encoding these proteins:
- a CDS encoding maleylpyruvate isomerase N-terminal domain-containing protein, with amino-acid sequence MKKPEIIEVRHLFPELYTELIELLKNLSADEWNYPTSSSVWNVKDIVAHLIDTDLRRISYQRDKLIPPKYGKQIENYKQLVEYINYLNNTWIEISKRLSPGVLIDLLNYIKIEMSKLLNSLDMNDEALFSVGWAGEERSKNWFDIAREYTEKWYHQQQIREAIGKPLLSDEKWIYPLIDTFVRGLPNIYQKVFPDKINAIVFLEVEDISKGKWFLKKNNSWELFVGDTLDYSSKVVMNADTAWRMFSKNISKEEAKQRISIEGDIDLGLVILELTTIIK; translated from the coding sequence ATGAAGAAACCAGAAATAATAGAAGTAAGACATCTTTTCCCTGAATTATATACAGAACTAATTGAATTATTGAAAAATTTATCTGCTGATGAATGGAACTATCCAACATCAAGTTCCGTATGGAATGTAAAAGATATTGTTGCTCATCTAATAGACACTGATTTAAGGCGAATATCTTATCAAAGAGATAAATTAATTCCACCAAAATATGGTAAGCAAATTGAAAACTATAAACAGCTTGTAGAATATATTAATTACTTAAATAACACTTGGATTGAAATATCAAAGAGATTAAGTCCAGGTGTGTTAATTGATTTACTAAACTATATAAAAATAGAAATGTCAAAATTGTTGAATTCATTAGATATGAATGATGAAGCATTATTTAGTGTTGGTTGGGCTGGCGAAGAAAGATCAAAAAATTGGTTTGATATTGCACGAGAATACACTGAGAAATGGTATCACCAACAACAAATAAGAGAAGCAATTGGCAAACCACTCTTGTCGGACGAGAAATGGATTTACCCATTAATAGATACATTTGTTAGAGGGTTGCCAAATATTTATCAAAAAGTGTTTCCTGATAAAATAAATGCAATAGTATTTCTGGAAGTTGAAGATATTTCAAAAGGTAAATGGTTTTTGAAAAAGAATAATTCTTGGGAGTTGTTTGTTGGAGATACTTTAGATTATTCCTCAAAAGTTGTAATGAATGCTGATACCGCCTGGAGAATGTTTTCAAAGAATATTTCAAAAGAAGAAGCAAAACAAAGAATTTCTATTGAAGGTGATATTGATTTAGGTTTAGTAATATTGGAATTGACAACAATTATAAAGTAA
- a CDS encoding rhodanese-like domain-containing protein, whose product MIKNFTIKLPGTILLLITGMIAFFYTGCLKDSNQPVAPGFNNSAELLVYVELNRNFINSAENPALVSVDELYSNKDKYLIIDIREKTQFVNGHIEGSKNIQPKDLLTFLKSINSSEFPKIVIVSKSGQDAAFITCLLRLWGLNNVYSLNFGIAQWNKSLSDDWIKARSHYSVRNNNDFTYSKNSFYSLPGINYSDDTFPIENKLEERITLLLGEGYDPVKTTLKETFTNYFDYGLNKFTGCYVMCYGPEFLYVGGAINMYGPAGHPAGSVFYNPISDLKSTSYLQTIPSDKPVVIYSLNGQQGAFLAAYLRLLGYDAKNIAFGSWSMWGYSYIFSQPGRKGGVDYFKTAFTNYGFWVADPQNLGLAVAKNYPLVTGE is encoded by the coding sequence ATGATTAAGAATTTCACTATAAAATTACCCGGTACAATTCTTCTTTTAATTACAGGAATGATTGCTTTTTTCTATACCGGCTGTCTTAAGGATTCCAATCAACCTGTTGCACCGGGATTTAATAATTCTGCTGAGCTTTTAGTTTACGTTGAGTTGAATCGTAATTTTATAAATTCTGCTGAAAATCCAGCTCTGGTTTCCGTTGATGAACTTTATTCAAATAAAGACAAATATTTAATTATTGACATCAGGGAGAAAACGCAATTTGTAAACGGACATATAGAAGGTTCAAAAAACATTCAGCCAAAAGACTTACTTACATTTTTAAAAAGTATTAATTCATCTGAATTTCCTAAAATTGTAATTGTAAGTAAAAGCGGGCAGGATGCTGCATTTATTACCTGCTTGTTAAGGTTATGGGGATTGAACAATGTATATTCTCTTAATTTCGGAATTGCGCAATGGAACAAATCTTTATCAGATGATTGGATTAAAGCAAGGAGTCATTATTCAGTTAGAAACAATAATGATTTTACTTATTCGAAGAATTCTTTTTACTCACTTCCGGGAATAAATTATTCGGATGATACCTTTCCGATTGAAAATAAACTTGAGGAACGGATTACTTTATTGCTGGGTGAAGGATACGATCCTGTAAAAACAACTTTGAAAGAAACGTTTACAAATTATTTTGATTATGGATTGAACAAATTTACCGGTTGCTATGTAATGTGTTATGGACCAGAGTTTTTATATGTTGGCGGAGCTATTAATATGTACGGACCTGCAGGTCATCCAGCCGGTTCTGTTTTTTATAATCCAATTTCGGATTTGAAGAGTACATCTTATTTGCAAACTATTCCTTCTGATAAGCCGGTTGTTATTTACAGCTTGAATGGTCAGCAGGGAGCATTCTTGGCGGCTTATCTCCGCCTGTTGGGGTATGATGCAAAAAATATTGCTTTTGGTTCCTGGAGTATGTGGGGTTATAGTTACATTTTTTCTCAGCCGGGTAGAAAGGGAGGCGTTGATTATTTTAAAACTGCTTTTACTAATTATGGATTCTGGGTAGCCGATCCACAAAACCTTGGTTTAGCAGTCGCTAAAAATTATCCGCTTGTAACAGGTGAATGA